A region of Myxococcus stipitatus DSM 14675 DNA encodes the following proteins:
- a CDS encoding TetR/AcrR family transcriptional regulator, translating into MTRGETQVPHPPEQKQSTHERILEAAGGLFRQKGFLGASVETVMRAAGLTVGGFYAHFSSKQALLVESLRRIMSRQRVDWPQGLEDLRGEEWLSHMVRRYLSRTHRDAEVPACPLPAVLSDVVRGEAELKLALAKELDLTAENFAAHLPSDERASARERALATYALCIGTLTLAKATAGTPLSDELLKAARRVAVLAATTSEPADGDKGGAAK; encoded by the coding sequence GTGACACGAGGTGAGACCCAGGTGCCGCATCCCCCGGAGCAGAAGCAGTCGACCCACGAGCGAATCCTGGAGGCGGCGGGAGGGCTGTTCCGTCAGAAGGGGTTCCTGGGGGCCAGCGTCGAGACGGTGATGCGCGCCGCGGGCCTCACGGTGGGCGGCTTCTATGCGCACTTCAGCTCGAAGCAGGCGCTGCTCGTCGAGTCGCTCCGGCGAATCATGAGCCGTCAGCGGGTGGACTGGCCGCAGGGGCTCGAGGACCTGCGGGGCGAGGAGTGGCTGAGCCACATGGTGCGGCGCTATCTCTCGCGCACGCACCGGGACGCGGAGGTGCCCGCGTGTCCCCTTCCCGCCGTGCTGTCCGACGTGGTGCGCGGAGAGGCGGAGCTGAAGCTGGCGCTGGCGAAGGAGCTGGACCTGACGGCGGAGAACTTCGCCGCGCATCTCCCCTCGGACGAGCGGGCCAGCGCGAGGGAGCGTGCGCTGGCGACCTATGCGCTGTGCATCGGGACGTTGACGCTGGCGAAGGCGACCGCCGGCACGCCGCTGTCCGACGAGCTGCTCAAGGCGGCTCGGAGGGTCGCGGTGCTCGCGGCGACCACGTCTGAGCCAGCGGACGGAGACAAGGGCGGCGCGGCGAAGTGA
- a CDS encoding YecA family protein, with protein MSQKKPGRNDPCPCGSGKKYKVCHAAQDRASAPPPSVPVHRPQEASFLATKGRQRQADGSYPMFALERFGQLLAEWGPEPRLRFKSDAFDAFVNTQLARLTDEEATDAASMYQALFKGWMRELGAEQAGIFLTGLALETLNRSQKPGQSREDQGVLGAVSRLSLKANRPKGLRLEDHPIIKVVFDVQFREWRARHKEWLEKHEALLDESSMTEQAREALKQAREGNVDALLNFVKEDPELAERIAREAKERAGRVEAKLREASTPPVFAPEEELWLTCVLWEPMQALKGLPPGSEPTVRREAVTALLRGVKGALDEDFLAGMLGRMREKAQDASLDEALRAWYTDASIAFEAEPARMALAALLTARQEAAGRSAEEMVALADLKALTTWTPEGFEPYRTLLLQMGLPASAERIARCQEWLKTHPVALRAAAE; from the coding sequence TTGAGTCAGAAGAAACCCGGACGCAACGACCCGTGCCCCTGCGGCAGCGGCAAGAAGTACAAGGTGTGCCACGCCGCCCAGGACCGCGCGAGCGCGCCGCCTCCGAGTGTCCCTGTCCATCGCCCCCAGGAGGCGTCCTTCCTGGCGACCAAGGGGCGGCAGCGGCAGGCCGACGGGAGCTATCCGATGTTCGCGCTGGAGCGGTTCGGTCAGCTCCTCGCGGAGTGGGGGCCGGAGCCGAGGCTGCGGTTCAAGTCGGACGCCTTCGACGCGTTCGTGAACACGCAGCTGGCGCGCCTGACGGACGAGGAGGCCACGGACGCCGCGAGCATGTATCAGGCGTTGTTCAAGGGATGGATGCGGGAGCTGGGCGCGGAGCAGGCGGGCATCTTCCTGACGGGCCTGGCGCTGGAGACGCTCAACCGATCACAGAAGCCGGGGCAGTCGCGCGAGGACCAGGGTGTTCTGGGGGCGGTCTCCCGGCTGTCGCTCAAGGCGAACCGGCCGAAGGGCCTCCGGTTGGAGGACCACCCCATCATCAAGGTGGTGTTCGACGTGCAGTTCCGCGAGTGGCGGGCGCGGCACAAGGAGTGGCTGGAGAAGCACGAGGCGCTGCTCGATGAGTCCTCGATGACCGAGCAGGCGCGCGAGGCGCTCAAGCAGGCGCGCGAGGGGAACGTGGATGCGCTCCTGAACTTCGTGAAGGAGGACCCGGAGCTGGCCGAGCGCATCGCGCGTGAGGCCAAGGAGCGCGCGGGCCGCGTCGAGGCGAAGCTGCGCGAGGCGTCCACGCCGCCGGTGTTCGCGCCGGAGGAGGAGCTCTGGCTCACGTGTGTCCTGTGGGAGCCGATGCAGGCGCTCAAGGGCCTGCCGCCGGGCTCCGAGCCCACGGTGCGCAGGGAAGCGGTGACGGCGCTCCTGCGCGGCGTGAAGGGCGCGCTCGACGAGGACTTCCTCGCGGGGATGTTGGGGCGCATGCGTGAGAAGGCCCAGGACGCATCGTTGGATGAGGCGCTGCGCGCCTGGTACACGGACGCGTCGATTGCGTTCGAGGCCGAGCCCGCGCGCATGGCGCTGGCCGCGTTGCTGACGGCGCGGCAGGAGGCGGCGGGGCGCTCGGCGGAGGAGATGGTGGCGCTCGCGGACCTGAAGGCGCTGACCACCTGGACGCCGGAGGGCTTCGAGCCCTACCGGACGCTGCTGCTCCAGATGGGACTGCCCGCCTCGGCCGAGCGCATCGCGCGGTGCCAGGAGTGGCTGAAAACCCATCCGGTGGCGCTGCGCGCAGCAGCGGAGTGA
- a CDS encoding oxidoreductase, with the protein MAPSETLRVALLGYGFAGKSFHAPLLRTVDGLSLRLVASSRPEAVHVDLPGVAVIASALEAATHPDVDVVVVATPNETHASLAEAALRAGKHVVVDKPFTVTLAQARGLALLAKTQGRVLSVFQNRRWDSDFLALEALLARGALGRVTHVESRFDRFRPEVRSRWREQPVPGAGIWFDLGPHLVDQALQLFGVPDTVVALLSANREGSAIEDWSQVTLVYPRRYVVLQASMLVAGGLPRFAVHGTRGSWLKHGMDAQERRLVAGELPGAEDWGEDPSPGRLLTGAAGESLVTEAPRGDYRRFYAGVRDAVRGLARNPVTPAQAVAVSSVLEAALESARRGCAREPDLTPEERRAFLADTDVTEAGSPGP; encoded by the coding sequence ATGGCTCCTTCCGAGACGCTCCGCGTCGCCTTGCTGGGCTATGGGTTCGCGGGCAAGTCCTTCCACGCTCCGCTGCTGCGCACCGTGGACGGGCTGTCGCTGCGGCTGGTCGCGTCCAGCCGACCGGAGGCCGTCCACGTGGACCTGCCGGGAGTGGCTGTGATTGCGTCGGCGCTCGAGGCGGCCACGCATCCGGACGTGGACGTGGTGGTCGTGGCGACGCCGAATGAGACCCACGCCTCGCTCGCGGAGGCGGCGCTTCGGGCCGGCAAGCACGTGGTGGTCGACAAGCCTTTCACGGTGACGTTGGCGCAGGCGCGGGGACTGGCCTTGCTCGCGAAGACGCAGGGGCGGGTGCTCTCGGTGTTCCAGAACCGGCGCTGGGACAGTGACTTCCTCGCGCTCGAGGCCCTGCTCGCGCGGGGGGCACTGGGGCGGGTCACGCATGTCGAGTCGCGGTTCGACCGCTTCCGTCCGGAGGTCCGCTCGCGTTGGCGTGAGCAGCCCGTTCCCGGCGCGGGAATCTGGTTCGACCTGGGGCCTCACCTCGTGGACCAGGCGCTGCAACTGTTCGGCGTGCCCGACACAGTGGTGGCGTTGCTGTCGGCGAATCGGGAGGGCTCGGCCATCGAGGACTGGAGCCAGGTGACGCTGGTGTATCCGCGCCGGTACGTCGTGCTCCAGGCGTCGATGCTTGTCGCGGGCGGGCTGCCGCGCTTCGCGGTCCACGGGACGCGCGGCTCCTGGCTGAAGCATGGGATGGATGCGCAGGAGCGTCGGCTCGTCGCGGGAGAGCTCCCAGGCGCCGAGGACTGGGGCGAGGACCCTTCTCCGGGGCGACTGCTCACGGGGGCGGCGGGAGAGTCCTTGGTGACGGAGGCGCCGCGAGGGGACTATCGCCGGTTCTACGCGGGTGTTCGGGACGCGGTGCGAGGTCTTGCACGCAACCCGGTGACACCCGCGCAGGCGGTGGCGGTGTCCTCGGTGCTGGAGGCCGCGCTCGAGTCCGCGCGTCGAGGATGTGCCCGTGAGCCGGACCTCACCCCCGAGGAGCGCCGTGCCTTCCTGGCGGACACGGACGTGACGGAGGCCGGCTCACCGGGGCCGTGA
- a CDS encoding c-type cytochrome: MSKRWVGLAALGLALAGCEQDETKPNFEYAPDMVASVPYDSFANNPNTPDGKTLLSPAKGTVPRGHQPLHLVSGPEAAERAGVDLRNPYPSSPEVLARGQTAFLRYCSPCHGPGGVGDGPVTARFPMPPSLLAEHAVGLPDGRIFHIITHGQGLMPAHGSQVAPEDRWKLVHYVRSLQNPARTARKETP, encoded by the coding sequence GTGAGCAAGAGGTGGGTGGGACTGGCGGCGCTGGGGCTCGCCCTGGCGGGCTGCGAGCAGGACGAGACGAAGCCCAACTTCGAGTACGCGCCGGACATGGTGGCGTCCGTCCCCTACGACAGCTTCGCGAACAACCCGAACACGCCCGACGGCAAGACGCTGTTGTCGCCGGCGAAGGGCACGGTGCCTCGGGGGCATCAACCTCTGCACCTGGTCTCCGGGCCGGAGGCGGCCGAGCGCGCTGGAGTGGACCTGCGCAATCCCTATCCGTCCTCGCCCGAGGTGCTCGCGCGCGGGCAGACGGCGTTCCTGCGCTACTGCTCTCCATGCCACGGCCCGGGGGGCGTGGGAGACGGGCCGGTGACGGCGCGCTTCCCCATGCCGCCGTCGCTGCTCGCGGAGCACGCGGTGGGGCTGCCCGACGGGCGCATCTTCCACATCATCACCCATGGGCAGGGGCTGATGCCGGCCCATGGTTCGCAAGTCGCGCCGGAGGACCGGTGGAAGCTGGTCCACTACGTGCGCTCGCTCCAGAACCCCGCGCGCACCGCGCGCAAGGAGACGCCATGA
- a CDS encoding DUF3341 domain-containing protein, producing the protein MSAPVLIGYFDSEERVLEATRAVREAGHDLRDVYTPYAVHGLDAAMGLKPSRLTWVTFVAGALGCTLAMSLQLYTSVVSWPLNVGGKPFNSFPAFIPVTFELTVLFAALGTVAAFLARAKLFPGNKRQALPRVTDDRFAIVIAPGQKPNALESAEALLRDHGAVATDLREVAS; encoded by the coding sequence ATGAGCGCCCCTGTCCTCATCGGCTACTTCGACAGCGAGGAGCGGGTCCTGGAGGCCACGCGAGCGGTGCGCGAGGCGGGCCATGACCTGCGGGATGTGTACACGCCCTATGCGGTGCACGGCCTGGATGCCGCGATGGGGCTCAAGCCCAGCCGGCTGACGTGGGTGACCTTCGTGGCGGGGGCCCTGGGCTGCACGCTGGCGATGTCGCTCCAGCTCTACACCAGCGTGGTGAGCTGGCCGCTCAACGTGGGGGGCAAGCCCTTCAACTCGTTCCCGGCCTTCATCCCGGTGACGTTCGAGCTGACGGTGCTCTTCGCCGCGCTGGGCACGGTGGCGGCGTTCCTCGCGAGGGCGAAGCTGTTTCCGGGCAACAAGCGTCAGGCGTTGCCTCGGGTGACGGATGACCGCTTCGCCATCGTCATCGCGCCCGGCCAGAAGCCGAACGCGCTGGAGTCGGCCGAGGCGCTGCTCCGCGACCACGGCGCGGTGGCCACGGACTTGAGGGAGGTGGCGTCGTGA
- the nrfD gene encoding NrfD/PsrC family molybdoenzyme membrane anchor subunit, producing the protein MSNQHLSPLRVPLVSEPRSMGQLTEEICAPMERAPTWKWWVAFGIAVAVLATGAGIVAYQVGTGIGVWGLNKTIGWAFDITNFVFWVGIGHAGTLISAILFLFRQKWRTSINRAAEAMTLFAVMCAALFPLIHMGRPWLAFWVLPYPNTRGSLWVNFRSPLLWDVFAISTYFTVSAVFWYVGLIPDLATVRDRLKAGFRKAVFKVMSLGWTGSNRTWSRYETVYLLLAGLATPLVLSVHTIVSMDFATSVIPGWHTTIFPPYFVAGAVFSGFAMVLTLMIITRVVLGYEHLITLRHLENMTKVIIVTGGLVSLAYATEFFIAWYSGNPYERFAFMNRAFGPYAWAYWTMVTCNVVSPHLFWFKKIRTSPAAIFVLSLVINVGMWFERFVIIVTSLHRDYLPSSWSMYTPTMVEVGTFIGTFGLFFTLFLLFVRVLPIISIGEVKSVLGFARSTPAHPEAPPSTRPAPVLDAPEAARSHPPLAIATRKDVPV; encoded by the coding sequence ATGAGCAACCAGCACCTGTCCCCGCTGCGCGTGCCGCTGGTCAGCGAGCCGCGCAGCATGGGCCAGCTCACCGAGGAGATTTGCGCCCCCATGGAGCGCGCGCCCACGTGGAAGTGGTGGGTGGCGTTCGGCATCGCGGTGGCGGTGTTGGCCACGGGCGCGGGCATCGTCGCGTACCAGGTGGGCACCGGCATCGGCGTGTGGGGCCTGAACAAGACCATCGGCTGGGCGTTCGACATCACCAACTTCGTGTTCTGGGTGGGCATCGGCCACGCGGGCACGCTCATCTCCGCCATCCTCTTCCTCTTCCGGCAGAAGTGGCGCACCAGCATCAACCGCGCGGCGGAGGCGATGACGCTGTTCGCCGTGATGTGCGCGGCGCTCTTCCCGCTCATCCACATGGGGCGGCCCTGGCTGGCCTTCTGGGTGCTGCCGTATCCCAATACGCGCGGCAGCCTCTGGGTGAACTTCCGCTCGCCGCTCCTGTGGGACGTGTTCGCCATCTCCACGTACTTCACCGTGTCGGCGGTGTTCTGGTACGTGGGCCTGATTCCGGACCTGGCCACCGTGCGAGACAGGCTGAAGGCGGGCTTCCGCAAGGCCGTCTTCAAGGTGATGTCGCTGGGGTGGACGGGCTCGAACCGGACGTGGAGCCGCTACGAGACGGTGTACCTGTTGCTCGCGGGCCTGGCGACGCCGCTGGTGCTCAGCGTGCACACCATCGTGTCCATGGACTTCGCCACGTCGGTGATTCCCGGCTGGCACACGACCATCTTCCCGCCGTACTTCGTGGCGGGCGCGGTGTTCAGCGGCTTCGCGATGGTGCTGACGCTGATGATCATCACCCGCGTGGTGCTGGGCTACGAGCACCTCATCACCCTCCGCCACCTGGAGAACATGACGAAGGTCATCATCGTCACGGGGGGCCTGGTGTCGCTGGCGTACGCGACGGAGTTCTTCATCGCCTGGTACTCGGGCAACCCCTACGAGCGCTTCGCCTTCATGAACCGCGCGTTCGGCCCGTATGCCTGGGCGTACTGGACCATGGTGACGTGCAACGTGGTGTCGCCGCACCTGTTCTGGTTCAAGAAGATTCGCACCTCGCCCGCGGCCATCTTCGTCCTGTCGCTGGTCATCAACGTGGGCATGTGGTTCGAGCGCTTCGTCATCATCGTGACGAGCCTCCACCGGGACTACCTGCCCAGCAGCTGGTCCATGTACACGCCGACGATGGTGGAGGTGGGGACCTTCATCGGCACCTTCGGTCTCTTCTTCACCCTGTTCCTGCTCTTCGTGCGCGTGCTGCCCATCATCTCGATCGGCGAGGTGAAGAGCGTGCTGGGCTTCGCGCGAAGCACGCCCGCGCACCCCGAGGCTCCGCCGTCGACGCGTCCTGCCCCCGTGCTCGACGCGCCGGAGGCGGCCCGGAGCCACCCGCCGCTGGCCATCGCCACCCGGAAGGATGTCCCCGTATGA
- a CDS encoding TAT-variant-translocated molybdopterin oxidoreductase — protein MSDTLPKYWQSLAQRATDGTGLEPGHNEFAEELPVGVAAVPPDASSRRDFFKMMGLSAAAAMVACQRAPVQKLVPYVSRPDEVMPGTALWYASTCEGCSARCGLLLKTRDGRPIKVEGNDEHPVSRGGVCAVGQASVLSLYDASRARFPTRTNGRISWADLDAEVKAGLLQAKQDGKAIRLVLPWVMGPTLEAGVKRFLAAHPTARTVRYEPLGELSAIGDAYLLTHGARVVPDYRFERTKLIASFGADFLGTWVSPVAFTRQYSEARDAAGRRAMSRHYQVEPVMTLTGAAADRRFVVAPSDVTRALGDVVRGLAAKAGRTLPGLKELPASTLDKAAVDELVDALWSHRTESLVVCGGDDVAGQVLAATANQLLGNEGTTVLPLDGVRLDEAALSYGELLAELAAGSVGAVLFAGVNPAHADPRGGELGGLLKAVPLTVTLNDRLDETTLLTRLHAPASTPLESWGDAEPRRGVLSLRQPAVSPLHDTRDLMDSLLTWAGLSTTHYDFLRARWEAEVFPLAGTAGQDAGGFWDDAVRRGVVSLPSTPVEPLSLREGSLAKALASVARPSGEWELVLFSSVAMRDGAPANNAWLHEVPDPITKATWGNQALIAPARAKELGLSDGDVVKVSVGGKSISLPVLVQAGTHPSTLAVAVGYGRTRAGRIGDGVGAHVYPLAAVVDGRVRRTVQGATVVGTGERQKLALTQTHSSLEGRPHVREAELAEFLANPRAGNEGHGGHGTNGAHPLSIWSGHEYNGHRWGLAVDLSMCTGCSACVVSCQAENNIPSVGRDEVLRQREMHWMRIDRYYEGDEANPQVVHQPMMCQHCENAPCETVCPVLATVHSSEGLNQQVYNRCVGTRYCANNCPTKVRRFNWFDYPHDEPLERMVLNPDVVVRSRGVMEKCSMCVQRINEGKAAANREGRPLKDGDVQTACQQSCPAKAIHFGDLNDPSSRVAKLAKDGRSFRLLEELNIGPSITYLTKIRNTGSGSGT, from the coding sequence ATGTCCGACACCCTTCCCAAGTACTGGCAGAGCCTGGCCCAGCGAGCGACCGACGGCACGGGACTCGAGCCAGGACACAACGAGTTCGCGGAGGAGCTCCCGGTGGGCGTCGCCGCCGTCCCCCCGGACGCGAGCTCCCGCCGCGACTTCTTCAAGATGATGGGCCTGAGCGCCGCCGCCGCGATGGTCGCGTGTCAGCGCGCGCCGGTGCAGAAGCTCGTCCCCTATGTGTCCAGGCCGGACGAGGTGATGCCGGGCACCGCGCTCTGGTACGCGTCCACCTGCGAGGGCTGCTCCGCGCGCTGCGGTCTGTTGCTGAAGACGCGCGACGGTCGTCCCATCAAGGTCGAGGGCAATGACGAGCACCCCGTCTCGCGCGGAGGCGTGTGCGCGGTGGGGCAGGCCTCGGTGCTCTCGCTCTACGACGCGAGCCGGGCGCGCTTCCCCACGCGCACCAACGGCCGCATCTCCTGGGCGGACCTGGACGCCGAGGTGAAGGCGGGCCTGCTCCAGGCGAAACAAGACGGCAAGGCCATCCGGCTGGTGTTGCCCTGGGTGATGGGGCCCACCTTGGAGGCGGGGGTGAAGCGCTTCCTCGCCGCGCACCCCACGGCGCGCACCGTGCGCTACGAGCCGCTGGGCGAGCTGTCCGCCATCGGCGACGCGTACCTCCTCACCCATGGCGCCCGGGTGGTGCCGGACTACCGCTTCGAGCGGACGAAGCTCATCGCCAGCTTCGGCGCGGACTTCCTGGGCACGTGGGTTTCGCCGGTGGCCTTCACGCGCCAGTACTCGGAAGCGCGCGATGCCGCCGGACGCAGGGCGATGTCGCGGCACTACCAGGTCGAGCCGGTGATGACGCTCACGGGCGCCGCGGCGGACCGTCGCTTCGTCGTGGCTCCGTCCGACGTGACGCGGGCGCTCGGAGACGTGGTGCGCGGGCTCGCGGCGAAGGCCGGGCGCACGCTCCCGGGGCTGAAGGAGCTGCCGGCCTCCACGCTGGACAAGGCCGCCGTGGACGAGCTGGTCGACGCGCTGTGGTCGCATCGCACCGAGTCGCTCGTGGTGTGCGGCGGCGACGACGTGGCCGGTCAGGTGCTGGCGGCGACGGCGAACCAGTTGCTCGGCAACGAAGGCACCACGGTGCTTCCGCTGGACGGTGTCCGCCTGGATGAGGCCGCCCTGTCCTACGGCGAGCTGCTCGCGGAGCTTGCGGCGGGGAGCGTGGGCGCGGTGCTGTTCGCGGGCGTCAACCCGGCACACGCGGACCCTCGGGGCGGGGAGCTGGGAGGCCTGCTGAAGGCCGTGCCCCTCACGGTGACGTTGAATGACCGCCTGGACGAGACGACGCTGCTGACGCGGTTGCACGCGCCTGCCTCGACGCCGCTGGAGTCCTGGGGTGACGCGGAGCCTCGCCGGGGTGTGCTCTCGCTGCGTCAGCCCGCGGTCTCTCCGCTGCACGACACACGTGACCTGATGGACTCGCTCCTGACGTGGGCGGGTCTCTCCACGACCCACTACGACTTCCTGCGCGCGCGCTGGGAGGCGGAGGTCTTCCCTCTCGCCGGGACGGCGGGGCAGGACGCGGGTGGCTTCTGGGACGACGCGGTCCGGCGGGGCGTGGTGTCGCTGCCCTCCACCCCCGTGGAGCCGCTGTCGCTCCGCGAGGGGTCGCTGGCGAAGGCGCTGGCCTCGGTGGCGCGGCCTTCGGGGGAGTGGGAGCTGGTGCTGTTCTCGTCCGTGGCGATGCGAGATGGCGCCCCCGCGAACAACGCCTGGTTGCACGAGGTGCCGGACCCCATCACCAAGGCCACCTGGGGCAACCAGGCGCTCATCGCTCCCGCCCGGGCGAAGGAGCTGGGCCTGTCCGATGGCGACGTCGTGAAGGTGAGCGTGGGCGGCAAGTCCATCTCGCTCCCCGTGCTGGTACAGGCGGGAACCCATCCCTCCACGCTGGCCGTGGCGGTGGGGTATGGCCGCACGCGGGCCGGACGCATCGGCGACGGTGTGGGCGCGCATGTCTATCCGCTCGCGGCGGTGGTGGACGGGCGGGTGCGCCGCACGGTGCAGGGCGCGACGGTGGTGGGGACGGGCGAGCGTCAGAAGCTCGCGCTCACGCAGACACACTCCAGCCTGGAGGGCCGTCCGCACGTGCGAGAGGCGGAGCTGGCCGAGTTCCTCGCGAATCCCCGCGCGGGCAACGAGGGCCATGGCGGGCACGGCACCAACGGCGCCCACCCGCTCTCCATCTGGTCCGGCCACGAGTACAACGGCCACCGGTGGGGGCTCGCGGTGGACCTGAGCATGTGCACGGGCTGCTCGGCGTGTGTGGTGTCCTGCCAGGCGGAGAACAACATCCCCAGCGTGGGGCGCGACGAAGTGCTGCGTCAGCGCGAGATGCACTGGATGCGCATCGACCGGTACTACGAGGGCGACGAGGCGAACCCCCAGGTGGTGCATCAGCCGATGATGTGCCAGCACTGCGAGAACGCGCCGTGCGAGACGGTGTGCCCGGTGCTCGCGACGGTGCACTCGAGCGAGGGGCTCAACCAGCAGGTCTACAACCGCTGCGTCGGGACTCGCTACTGCGCGAACAACTGCCCGACGAAGGTCCGCCGCTTCAACTGGTTCGACTACCCGCACGACGAGCCGCTCGAGCGGATGGTGCTCAACCCGGACGTGGTGGTCCGCAGCCGAGGCGTCATGGAGAAGTGCTCCATGTGCGTGCAGCGGATCAACGAGGGCAAGGCGGCGGCGAACCGCGAGGGCCGTCCGCTGAAGGACGGCGACGTCCAGACGGCCTGTCAGCAGAGCTGCCCCGCCAAGGCCATCCACTTCGGCGACCTGAATGACCCGAGCAGCCGGGTGGCGAAGCTGGCGAAGGACGGGCGCTCGTTCCGGTTGCTGGAGGAGCTGAACATCGGGCCGTCCATCACCTACCTCACGAAGATCCGGAACACCGGGTCGGGAAGCGGAACATGA
- a CDS encoding cytochrome c3 family protein: protein MSRASFRVLGYAGAFAALSLSGCNGPVNNQQGHMPAQPVAFSHAVHAGQYGLDCQYCHVGAESSRHAGVPSTSVCLNCHSQVKTDSPEIQKVIAAVAAKASIEWVRVHRLPDHAYFNHASHVTAGVACQTCHGKVEEMVRVEQVEPMTMGWCLDCHRKTLAREETAPVPSTPRKGELLALTSGSPLPEPSKTPRILRPPSDCSSCHR from the coding sequence ATGAGCCGCGCTTCCTTCCGTGTCCTCGGGTACGCCGGGGCCTTCGCCGCGCTGAGCCTGTCCGGGTGCAATGGCCCGGTGAACAACCAGCAGGGCCACATGCCCGCGCAGCCCGTGGCCTTCTCCCACGCGGTCCACGCGGGCCAGTACGGGCTGGATTGTCAGTACTGCCACGTGGGCGCCGAGAGCAGCCGTCACGCGGGGGTCCCCTCCACGAGCGTGTGCCTGAACTGCCACTCGCAGGTGAAGACGGACTCGCCCGAAATCCAGAAGGTCATCGCCGCCGTGGCCGCGAAGGCGTCCATCGAGTGGGTGCGTGTCCACCGCCTTCCGGACCACGCCTACTTCAACCACGCGAGCCACGTCACCGCGGGCGTGGCGTGCCAGACGTGCCACGGCAAGGTGGAGGAGATGGTGCGGGTGGAGCAGGTGGAGCCCATGACCATGGGCTGGTGCCTGGACTGCCACCGCAAGACGCTGGCGCGGGAGGAGACCGCGCCCGTGCCTTCCACGCCTCGAAAGGGCGAGCTGTTGGCCCTGACGTCCGGCTCACCGTTGCCCGAGCCGTCGAAAACCCCTCGCATCTTGCGGCCGCCCTCGGACTGCTCGAGCTGCCACCGCTGA
- a CDS encoding respiratory nitrate reductase subunit gamma, protein MSDSILFNVIPYAAALVTLAGGIARLTAKEPAAPPSPWTPAGRTVLAGASIVLFLHLVGLAAPRAMQVFNASPARLFTLESLGLIGALLLSWGLLTLGLRRAREGQWGAAVAFALVLSQVLTGVYVAVALRWASAWYLHVTVPYLRSLMSFQPDATLLQAAPLVIQVHVLASIALLGAAPFLRFGRVPARTPASVEPGLLATPREETP, encoded by the coding sequence GTGAGCGACTCCATTCTCTTCAACGTGATTCCCTACGCGGCCGCGCTCGTCACCTTGGCGGGCGGCATCGCGCGGCTGACCGCCAAAGAGCCCGCCGCTCCGCCCTCGCCCTGGACTCCCGCGGGCCGCACGGTGTTGGCGGGCGCCTCCATCGTCCTGTTCCTCCACCTGGTGGGGCTCGCGGCGCCTCGCGCGATGCAGGTCTTCAATGCCTCTCCCGCGCGCCTCTTCACGCTGGAGTCGCTCGGCCTCATCGGCGCGCTGCTGTTGAGCTGGGGCCTGCTGACGCTGGGCCTTCGTCGGGCGCGTGAAGGGCAGTGGGGGGCCGCCGTCGCCTTCGCCCTCGTCCTGTCGCAGGTGCTCACGGGTGTGTACGTGGCCGTGGCCCTGCGCTGGGCCTCCGCCTGGTACCTGCATGTCACGGTGCCCTACCTGCGCTCGCTGATGTCCTTCCAGCCGGACGCAACGCTGTTGCAGGCCGCGCCGCTCGTCATCCAGGTGCACGTGCTCGCCAGCATCGCCCTGCTGGGCGCGGCGCCCTTCCTGCGCTTCGGCCGAGTGCCCGCGCGAACGCCAGCGTCCGTCGAGCCGGGTCTGCTCGCCACGCCTCGCGAGGAGACACCATGA
- a CDS encoding c-type cytochrome has product MRTRVLGGRPRQERRLVPIIPLLAVLGAPAAMAEGARPGAQLFTQRCATCHSVGEGDRIGPDLHGVLERRDEAWVTRFITSPGALIDSGDPVANELLSKFNGVRMPDQSLTDSERASLYAFFRDCTQKGKGGCKPSPAEKMGTDATPEEIARGRRLFEGTESLKNGGAACIGCHDVRGVGVAGGGTLGPNLTFSFARLGEKGMRPALAKVEGPMMGALYAKAPLDEEEQYALKAYFAEASRDGSRPRADRDFFYLGVVGVAAALGFIGVVFASPSSRGKS; this is encoded by the coding sequence ATGCGGACACGTGTGCTGGGAGGACGGCCGCGTCAGGAGCGCAGGCTCGTTCCCATCATCCCGCTCCTGGCTGTCCTGGGCGCACCGGCCGCGATGGCCGAGGGCGCGCGGCCAGGAGCGCAGCTCTTCACCCAACGGTGCGCGACCTGTCACTCGGTGGGGGAGGGCGACCGGATTGGGCCCGACTTGCACGGCGTGCTGGAGCGGCGTGACGAAGCCTGGGTGACCCGCTTCATCACGAGCCCGGGCGCGCTCATCGACTCGGGAGACCCGGTCGCCAACGAGCTGCTCTCCAAGTTCAACGGCGTGCGCATGCCAGACCAGTCGCTCACCGACTCCGAGCGCGCGAGCCTCTACGCTTTCTTCCGCGACTGCACCCAGAAGGGGAAGGGCGGCTGCAAGCCCTCGCCCGCGGAGAAGATGGGCACGGACGCCACGCCCGAGGAGATTGCTCGAGGCCGCCGACTCTTCGAGGGCACCGAGTCCCTGAAGAACGGCGGCGCCGCCTGCATCGGCTGTCACGACGTGCGAGGCGTGGGTGTGGCGGGCGGCGGCACGCTGGGACCCAACCTGACCTTCTCCTTCGCGCGCCTGGGCGAGAAGGGGATGCGCCCCGCCCTGGCGAAGGTCGAAGGGCCCATGATGGGCGCGCTGTACGCGAAGGCGCCGCTCGATGAGGAGGAGCAGTACGCCCTCAAGGCGTACTTCGCGGAGGCCTCGCGAGATGGCAGCCGTCCTCGCGCGGACCGGGACTTCTTCTACCTGGGCGTCGTCGGAGTGGCCGCGGCGCTGGGCTTCATCGGCGTGGTGTTCGCCTCGCCGTCCTCGCGAGGCAAGTCGTGA